A single window of Anaerolineae bacterium DNA harbors:
- a CDS encoding type II toxin-antitoxin system prevent-host-death family antitoxin produces the protein MSKKSLNLGVMRAAMQYIPITSAKNLLPDLVKKIKASDNTIAITKNGMPEAVLISMKRFEELLQASDALTNNFSGTEKRQCVRLDEHFVISYKRELGSDGYDITSINNISKGGLSFISHVNYPIGITLELIIAFPFRKGKERAKIISKVVNVRKKGKLYGIGVVFIKIDKTVLSELYLFIDNIKKKSTVRQVRP, from the coding sequence TTGAGTAAAAAATCACTCAATTTAGGTGTAATGAGGGCTGCTATGCAATACATTCCAATCACAAGTGCAAAAAATCTACTGCCGGACCTTGTCAAAAAAATTAAAGCCTCTGATAATACTATTGCTATCACTAAAAATGGGATGCCGGAGGCCGTGCTGATCAGCATGAAAAGGTTCGAGGAGCTGTTGCAGGCATCGGATGCTCTGACTAATAATTTTTCCGGCACTGAAAAAAGACAATGTGTCCGTTTAGACGAGCATTTCGTGATCAGCTATAAGAGAGAATTGGGTTCTGATGGATACGATATCACAAGCATAAATAATATCAGTAAGGGCGGGTTGTCTTTCATTTCTCATGTGAATTATCCAATCGGAATAACGCTGGAGTTAATTATTGCTTTTCCCTTTAGAAAGGGAAAGGAGCGTGCTAAGATAATTTCTAAAGTTGTGAATGTAAGAAAAAAAGGAAAGCTTTACGGTATTGGCGTGGTATTTATTAAAATAGATAAAACTGTTTTATCTGAACTTTATTTATTTATTGATAATATTAAAAAAAAATCGACTGTTCGACAAGTTAGACCATAA
- a CDS encoding PilZ domain-containing protein, protein MQTGDSDINRREYIRLDRSVMISYKKAGSSEEYDMTNTKDISKAGMFFFSHINYPVGTNLELLVRFPFRIGKERVKVISKVQNVRKKEKLYGIGAVFIKMDKTVLSELYSFIDNIKKKNGLV, encoded by the coding sequence ATGCAAACCGGCGATTCTGATATTAATAGAAGAGAATATATCCGCTTAGACAGGAGTGTGATGATCAGCTATAAAAAAGCGGGATCTTCTGAGGAATACGATATGACAAACACCAAAGATATCAGTAAGGCTGGAATGTTTTTCTTTTCTCATATAAATTACCCTGTCGGAACAAATCTGGAGCTGCTTGTCAGGTTTCCCTTTAGAATTGGAAAGGAGCGCGTTAAGGTAATTTCTAAGGTTCAGAATGTAAGAAAAAAAGAAAAGCTTTACGGTATTGGTGCGGTATTTATTAAGATGGATAAAACTGTTTTATCTGAACTTTATTCATTTATTGATAATATTAAGAAAAAAAATGGATTAGTGTAA